In Trichomycterus rosablanca isolate fTriRos1 chromosome 4, fTriRos1.hap1, whole genome shotgun sequence, one DNA window encodes the following:
- the rc3h1b gene encoding roquin-1 isoform X3 — translation MPVQAPQWTEFLLCPICTQTFEETVRRPISLGCGHTVCKMCLSKLHRKACPFDQTAISTDIEQLPVNSALLQLVGAQVPKQPPVALITGPEDTKHYDEARQCVEELALYLKPLSSTRGVGLGNAAQSVLSRPMQRKLVTLVHCQLVEEEGRVRAMRAARSLGERTVTELILQHQNPQQLSSNLWAAVRARGCQFLGPAMQEEALKLVLLALEDGSALSRKVLVLFVVQRLEPRFPQASKTSIGHVVQLLYRASCFKVTKRDEDSSLMQLKEEFRTYEALRREHDSQIVQIAMEGGLRIAPDQWSSLLYGDQSHKSHMQSIIDKLQTPASFAQSVQELTIALQRTGDPANLNRLRPHLELLANIDPSPDAPPPTWEQLENGLVAVKTVVHGLVDFIQNHSKKGVEQQQPAQHSKYKTYMCRDMKQKGGCPRGASCTFAHSQDELEKYRKMNKRLAPRLPCGLLPEEGIPLEGVARKPPPMTNGIVGPCPVPSPQLLARGHEASSYELIRKPKMEPGSLSAPGSPPDLYVMDKTGLPLPPHAVSHPRAEHLPVSKQIPGVARGAPAMYPQQQPELFYPETRAPSGAPYDSQYPAGTPYPYQPPQYVPPRYIRNPLPPGDAPYQDPYPTYGPERHYPPSHHSFLGHPYPPPSHYDSRRHGPYPAPPPPPHTQPFGPSRDDLVRMSPGPLDVPPATPAVPGSLYHSEATSRERYPPEGYYLPTPHPGQIRSHIRDPYGRPQPSLDYLHRRRKELLNQLEERKVISPPPFAASPTLPTHAFPNDYPQEAQYIEDGHKAFSTREPDYAGQYSPWSCDTIGSYIGSKEPKPKDAVPAGVEMMNTEGKVLREPARSGEAKDDDPIIPFGPLPTVSPFGAISRTSKTGCQITGPVQAMASSQASGSKHIPTAADYGNHGGWGGVSYPQHQSVASSGHLSERLPVSTPDREQLKMELQQVNQQISQQTQIRSMEVVCVCVQAASNSMLLQREASALNSQPAGAKWATGGAVSSEQLSLELHHVEREIGKRTREIAMENQAAHEVQYKLKTAENGQTNHKAPLDELSLALGDASNGSNSVGDSMLSLTNKTSSLSLCPGEQAGSGPEPRKNGVAHA, via the exons ACCAAGCATTACGACGAGGCTCGGCAGTGTGTGGAAGAGCTGGCCCTCTACCTCAAACCCCTCAGCAGCACAAGAG GTGTGGGGCTGGGTAATGCCGCACAGAGCGTGCTCAGCAGGCCCATGCAGAGGAAGCTGGTCACCCTGGTGCACTGCCAGCTGGTCGAGGAGGAGGGTCGAGTCCGTGCCATGCGTGCCGCTCGCTCACTGGGAGAGCGCACCGTCACCGAGCTCATCCTGCAGCATCAGAACCCCCAGCAGCTCTCGTCCAACCTGTGGGCCGCCGTCCGGGCCCGGGGCTGCCAGTTTCTGGGCCCAG CCATGCAGGAGGAGGCCCTGAAACTGGTACTTCTGGCTCTGGAGGACGGTTCTGCCTTGTCCAGAAAGGTTCTGGTGCTTTTTGTGGTGCAGCGTCTCGAGCCCAGGTTCCCACAGGCCTCCAAAACCAGTATCGGACACGTGGTTCAGCTACTTTACCGTGCCTCCTGCTTTAAA GTCACCAAGCGAGACGAGGACTCGTCCCTAATGCAGCTGAAGGAGGAGTTCCGAACCTACGAGGCCCTGCGTAGGGAGCACGACTCCCAGATCGTTCAGATCGCCATGGAGGGGGGCCTGCGCATCGCTCCTGACCAGTGGTCGTCCCTGCTTTACGGGGACCAGTCCCACAAATCCCACATGCAGTCCATCATCGACAAG TTGCAGACGCCTGCGTCGTTTGCCCAGAGCGTCCAGGAGCTGACCATAGCGTTGCAGAGGACGGGCGACCCTGCCAACCTGAACCGACTCAGGCCTCATTTAGAGCTGCTGGCGAACATTGACCCCAGTCCAG ACGCCCCTCCTCCGACGTGGGAGCAGCTGGAGAATGGTCTGGTTGCGGTAAAGACGGTGGTCCACGGCTTGGTGGACTTCATCCAGAACCACAGCAAGAAAGGCGTCGAGCAGCAGCAGCCGGCGCAGCACAGCAAGTACAAGACCTACATGTGCCGCGACATGAAGCAGAAAGGGGGATGCCCGCGTGGCGCCAGCTGCACCTTCGCCCACTCGCAGGACGAGCTCGAGAA GTACCGTAAGATGAACAAGCGTCTGGCTCCGAGGCTTCCGTGTGGTCTGCTCCCTGAGGAAGGAATCCCTCTAGAAGGTGTGGCCCGAAAGCCGCCCCCCATGACCAACGGCATCGTAGGGCCATGCCCAGTTCCGTCGCCGCAGCTTCTGGCACGCGGCCACGAGGCTTCATCCTACGAGCTCATACGCAAGCCCAAGATGGAGCCCGGCAGCCTGAGCGCCCCCGGATCGCCCCCAGACTTGTATGT GATGGATAAGACCGGCCTGCCTCTGCCGCCCCACGCCGTTAGTCATCCGAGGGCTGAACACCTCCCCGTGTCCAAGCAGATACCCGGAGTGGCTCGAGGTGCGCCGGCCATGTACCCCCAACAGCAGCCGGAGCTCTTCTACCCAGAAACCAGGGCGCCGTCGGGAGCGCCGTATGATTCTCAGTACCCCGCCG GTACCCCATACCCCTACCAACCACCTCAATATGTGCCACCACGCTACATCCGTAACCCACTGCCCCCTGGAGATGCTCCCTACCAGGACCCGTACCCCACTTACGGTCCCGAGCGCCATTACCCACCGTCTCACCATTCCTTCCTGGGCCACCCGTACCCGCCGCCGTCTCACTACGACTCCCGCCGACACGGCCCGTACCCAGCGCCGCCCCCTCCGCCACACACGCAGCCCTTCGGCCCCTCTCGAGATGACCTGGTGCGCATGAGCCCCGGACCCCTGGACGTACCACCCGCCACCCCAGCCGTGCCCGGATCTCTGTACCACTCTGAGGCCACGTCCAGGGAGAGATACCCTCCTGAGGGGTACTACCTGCCCACGCCACACCCTGGCCAAATCAGGTCACATATCAGG GACCCATATGGGCGCCCCCAGCCCAGCCTGGACTACCTGCACCGCAGGCGCAAGGAGCTTCTGAACCAGCTGGAGGAAAGAAAAGtcatctctccaccaccatttGCGGCCTCCCCTACTCTGCCCACGCACGCTTTCCCTAATGACTATCCTCAAGAGGC GCAGTACATCGAGGACGGTCACAAAGCCTTCAGCACTAGAGAGCCTGACTACGCCGGCCAGTACTCACCGTGGTCATGTGACACCATCGGCTCGTACATCGGCTCCAAAGAGCCCAAACCGAAGGACGCCGTGCCTGCCGGCGTGGAGATGATG AACACAGAGGGGAAGGTCCTGCGTGAGCCGGCGCGCTCAGGGGAAGCCAAAGACGACGATCCCATCATCCCTTTCGGCCCTCTGCCCACGGTGTCGCCCTTCGGCGCCATCTCCCGTACGTCCAAAACGGGTTGCCAGATCACGGGACCGGTGCAGGCCATGGCGTCCTCGCAGGCTTCCGGCTCCAAACACATCCCCACGGCAG CAGACTACGGGAACCATGGCGGTTGGGGCGGTGTGTCCTACCCTCAGCACCAGAGCGTCGCCTCTTCCGGTCACCTCAGTGAACG GCTGCCCGTGTCCACTCCTGATCGAGAGCAGCTCAAGATGGAGCTCCAGCAGGTCAACCAGCAGATCAGTCAGCAGACGCAGATCCGCAGCATGGAGGT tgtgtgtgtgtgtgtgcaggctgCCAGTAACTCCATGCTGCTGCAGCGAGAGGCCAGTGCGCTCAACTCCCAGCCTGCAGGGGCTAAATGGGCCACAGGGGGCGCCGTGTCGAGTGAGCAGCTCAGCCTCGAGCTCCACCACGTGGAGAGGGAGATCGGCAAACGGACACGAGAGATCGCCATG GAGAACCAGGCAGCACATGAGGTTCAATACAAGCTGAAAACCGCAGAAAATGGCCAAACCAACCATAAAGCCCCGCTGGACGAGCTCTCTCTGGCACTAGG TGACGCCTCGAATGGGAGCAACAGTGTCGGGGACTCCATGTTGTCCCTGACCAACAAGACGTCGTCTCTCAGCCTTTGCCCCGGGGAGCAGGCCGGTAGCGGCCCGGAGCCCCGAAAGAACGGCGTGGCTCATGCTTAG
- the rc3h1b gene encoding roquin-1 isoform X1 — MPVQAPQWTEFLLCPICTQTFEETVRRPISLGCGHTVCKMCLSKLHRKACPFDQTAISTDIEQLPVNSALLQLVGAQVPKQPPVALITGPEDTKHYDEARQCVEELALYLKPLSSTRGVGLGNAAQSVLSRPMQRKLVTLVHCQLVEEEGRVRAMRAARSLGERTVTELILQHQNPQQLSSNLWAAVRARGCQFLGPAMQEEALKLVLLALEDGSALSRKVLVLFVVQRLEPRFPQASKTSIGHVVQLLYRASCFKVTKRDEDSSLMQLKEEFRTYEALRREHDSQIVQIAMEGGLRIAPDQWSSLLYGDQSHKSHMQSIIDKLQTPASFAQSVQELTIALQRTGDPANLNRLRPHLELLANIDPSPDAPPPTWEQLENGLVAVKTVVHGLVDFIQNHSKKGVEQQQPAQHSKYKTYMCRDMKQKGGCPRGASCTFAHSQDELEKYRKMNKRLAPRLPCGLLPEEGIPLEGVARKPPPMTNGIVGPCPVPSPQLLARGHEASSYELIRKPKMEPGSLSAPGSPPDLMDKTGLPLPPHAVSHPRAEHLPVSKQIPGVARGAPAMYPQQQPELFYPETRAPSGAPYDSQYPAGTPYPYQPPQYVPPRYIRNPLPPGDAPYQDPYPTYGPERHYPPSHHSFLGHPYPPPSHYDSRRHGPYPAPPPPPHTQPFGPSRDDLVRMSPGPLDVPPATPAVPGSLYHSEATSRERYPPEGYYLPTPHPGQIRSHIRDPYGRPQPSLDYLHRRRKELLNQLEERKVISPPPFAASPTLPTHAFPNDYPQEYIEDGHKAFSTREPDYAGQYSPWSCDTIGSYIGSKEPKPKDAVPAGVEMMNTEGKVLREPARSGEAKDDDPIIPFGPLPTVSPFGAISRTSKTGCQITGPVQAMASSQASGSKHIPTAADYGNHGGWGGVSYPQHQSVASSGHLSERYERVISNRGASVHPFVLPVSTPDREQLKMELQQVNQQISQQTQIRSMEAASNSMLLQREASALNSQPAGAKWATGGAVSSEQLSLELHHVEREIGKRTREIAMENQAAHEVQYKLKTAENGQTNHKAPLDELSLALGDASNGSNSVGDSMLSLTNKTSSLSLCPGEQAGSGPEPRKNGVAHA, encoded by the exons ACCAAGCATTACGACGAGGCTCGGCAGTGTGTGGAAGAGCTGGCCCTCTACCTCAAACCCCTCAGCAGCACAAGAG GTGTGGGGCTGGGTAATGCCGCACAGAGCGTGCTCAGCAGGCCCATGCAGAGGAAGCTGGTCACCCTGGTGCACTGCCAGCTGGTCGAGGAGGAGGGTCGAGTCCGTGCCATGCGTGCCGCTCGCTCACTGGGAGAGCGCACCGTCACCGAGCTCATCCTGCAGCATCAGAACCCCCAGCAGCTCTCGTCCAACCTGTGGGCCGCCGTCCGGGCCCGGGGCTGCCAGTTTCTGGGCCCAG CCATGCAGGAGGAGGCCCTGAAACTGGTACTTCTGGCTCTGGAGGACGGTTCTGCCTTGTCCAGAAAGGTTCTGGTGCTTTTTGTGGTGCAGCGTCTCGAGCCCAGGTTCCCACAGGCCTCCAAAACCAGTATCGGACACGTGGTTCAGCTACTTTACCGTGCCTCCTGCTTTAAA GTCACCAAGCGAGACGAGGACTCGTCCCTAATGCAGCTGAAGGAGGAGTTCCGAACCTACGAGGCCCTGCGTAGGGAGCACGACTCCCAGATCGTTCAGATCGCCATGGAGGGGGGCCTGCGCATCGCTCCTGACCAGTGGTCGTCCCTGCTTTACGGGGACCAGTCCCACAAATCCCACATGCAGTCCATCATCGACAAG TTGCAGACGCCTGCGTCGTTTGCCCAGAGCGTCCAGGAGCTGACCATAGCGTTGCAGAGGACGGGCGACCCTGCCAACCTGAACCGACTCAGGCCTCATTTAGAGCTGCTGGCGAACATTGACCCCAGTCCAG ACGCCCCTCCTCCGACGTGGGAGCAGCTGGAGAATGGTCTGGTTGCGGTAAAGACGGTGGTCCACGGCTTGGTGGACTTCATCCAGAACCACAGCAAGAAAGGCGTCGAGCAGCAGCAGCCGGCGCAGCACAGCAAGTACAAGACCTACATGTGCCGCGACATGAAGCAGAAAGGGGGATGCCCGCGTGGCGCCAGCTGCACCTTCGCCCACTCGCAGGACGAGCTCGAGAA GTACCGTAAGATGAACAAGCGTCTGGCTCCGAGGCTTCCGTGTGGTCTGCTCCCTGAGGAAGGAATCCCTCTAGAAGGTGTGGCCCGAAAGCCGCCCCCCATGACCAACGGCATCGTAGGGCCATGCCCAGTTCCGTCGCCGCAGCTTCTGGCACGCGGCCACGAGGCTTCATCCTACGAGCTCATACGCAAGCCCAAGATGGAGCCCGGCAGCCTGAGCGCCCCCGGATCGCCCCCAGACTT GATGGATAAGACCGGCCTGCCTCTGCCGCCCCACGCCGTTAGTCATCCGAGGGCTGAACACCTCCCCGTGTCCAAGCAGATACCCGGAGTGGCTCGAGGTGCGCCGGCCATGTACCCCCAACAGCAGCCGGAGCTCTTCTACCCAGAAACCAGGGCGCCGTCGGGAGCGCCGTATGATTCTCAGTACCCCGCCG GTACCCCATACCCCTACCAACCACCTCAATATGTGCCACCACGCTACATCCGTAACCCACTGCCCCCTGGAGATGCTCCCTACCAGGACCCGTACCCCACTTACGGTCCCGAGCGCCATTACCCACCGTCTCACCATTCCTTCCTGGGCCACCCGTACCCGCCGCCGTCTCACTACGACTCCCGCCGACACGGCCCGTACCCAGCGCCGCCCCCTCCGCCACACACGCAGCCCTTCGGCCCCTCTCGAGATGACCTGGTGCGCATGAGCCCCGGACCCCTGGACGTACCACCCGCCACCCCAGCCGTGCCCGGATCTCTGTACCACTCTGAGGCCACGTCCAGGGAGAGATACCCTCCTGAGGGGTACTACCTGCCCACGCCACACCCTGGCCAAATCAGGTCACATATCAGG GACCCATATGGGCGCCCCCAGCCCAGCCTGGACTACCTGCACCGCAGGCGCAAGGAGCTTCTGAACCAGCTGGAGGAAAGAAAAGtcatctctccaccaccatttGCGGCCTCCCCTACTCTGCCCACGCACGCTTTCCCTAATGACTATCCTCAAGAG TACATCGAGGACGGTCACAAAGCCTTCAGCACTAGAGAGCCTGACTACGCCGGCCAGTACTCACCGTGGTCATGTGACACCATCGGCTCGTACATCGGCTCCAAAGAGCCCAAACCGAAGGACGCCGTGCCTGCCGGCGTGGAGATGATG AACACAGAGGGGAAGGTCCTGCGTGAGCCGGCGCGCTCAGGGGAAGCCAAAGACGACGATCCCATCATCCCTTTCGGCCCTCTGCCCACGGTGTCGCCCTTCGGCGCCATCTCCCGTACGTCCAAAACGGGTTGCCAGATCACGGGACCGGTGCAGGCCATGGCGTCCTCGCAGGCTTCCGGCTCCAAACACATCCCCACGGCAG CAGACTACGGGAACCATGGCGGTTGGGGCGGTGTGTCCTACCCTCAGCACCAGAGCGTCGCCTCTTCCGGTCACCTCAGTGAACGGTATGAACGTGTGATCTCAAACCGTGGAGCCTCTGTGCACCCCTTTGT GCTGCCCGTGTCCACTCCTGATCGAGAGCAGCTCAAGATGGAGCTCCAGCAGGTCAACCAGCAGATCAGTCAGCAGACGCAGATCCGCAGCATGGAG gctgCCAGTAACTCCATGCTGCTGCAGCGAGAGGCCAGTGCGCTCAACTCCCAGCCTGCAGGGGCTAAATGGGCCACAGGGGGCGCCGTGTCGAGTGAGCAGCTCAGCCTCGAGCTCCACCACGTGGAGAGGGAGATCGGCAAACGGACACGAGAGATCGCCATG GAGAACCAGGCAGCACATGAGGTTCAATACAAGCTGAAAACCGCAGAAAATGGCCAAACCAACCATAAAGCCCCGCTGGACGAGCTCTCTCTGGCACTAGG TGACGCCTCGAATGGGAGCAACAGTGTCGGGGACTCCATGTTGTCCCTGACCAACAAGACGTCGTCTCTCAGCCTTTGCCCCGGGGAGCAGGCCGGTAGCGGCCCGGAGCCCCGAAAGAACGGCGTGGCTCATGCTTAG
- the rc3h1b gene encoding roquin-1 isoform X2 yields MPVQAPQWTEFLLCPICTQTFEETVRRPISLGCGHTVCKMCLSKLHRKACPFDQTAISTDIEQLPVNSALLQLVGAQVPKQPPVALITGPEDTKHYDEARQCVEELALYLKPLSSTRGVGLGNAAQSVLSRPMQRKLVTLVHCQLVEEEGRVRAMRAARSLGERTVTELILQHQNPQQLSSNLWAAVRARGCQFLGPAMQEEALKLVLLALEDGSALSRKVLVLFVVQRLEPRFPQASKTSIGHVVQLLYRASCFKVTKRDEDSSLMQLKEEFRTYEALRREHDSQIVQIAMEGGLRIAPDQWSSLLYGDQSHKSHMQSIIDKLQTPASFAQSVQELTIALQRTGDPANLNRLRPHLELLANIDPSPDAPPPTWEQLENGLVAVKTVVHGLVDFIQNHSKKGVEQQQPAQHSKYKTYMCRDMKQKGGCPRGASCTFAHSQDELEKYRKMNKRLAPRLPCGLLPEEGIPLEGVARKPPPMTNGIVGPCPVPSPQLLARGHEASSYELIRKPKMEPGSLSAPGSPPDLMDKTGLPLPPHAVSHPRAEHLPVSKQIPGVARGAPAMYPQQQPELFYPETRAPSGAPYDSQYPAGTPYPYQPPQYVPPRYIRNPLPPGDAPYQDPYPTYGPERHYPPSHHSFLGHPYPPPSHYDSRRHGPYPAPPPPPHTQPFGPSRDDLVRMSPGPLDVPPATPAVPGSLYHSEATSRERYPPEGYYLPTPHPGQIRSHIRDPYGRPQPSLDYLHRRRKELLNQLEERKVISPPPFAASPTLPTHAFPNDYPQEYIEDGHKAFSTREPDYAGQYSPWSCDTIGSYIGSKEPKPKDAVPAGVEMMNTEGKVLREPARSGEAKDDDPIIPFGPLPTVSPFGAISRTSKTGCQITGPVQAMASSQASGSKHIPTAGKADYGNHGGWGGVSYPQHQSVASSGHLSERLPVSTPDREQLKMELQQVNQQISQQTQIRSMEAASNSMLLQREASALNSQPAGAKWATGGAVSSEQLSLELHHVEREIGKRTREIAMENQAAHEVQYKLKTAENGQTNHKAPLDELSLALGDASNGSNSVGDSMLSLTNKTSSLSLCPGEQAGSGPEPRKNGVAHA; encoded by the exons ACCAAGCATTACGACGAGGCTCGGCAGTGTGTGGAAGAGCTGGCCCTCTACCTCAAACCCCTCAGCAGCACAAGAG GTGTGGGGCTGGGTAATGCCGCACAGAGCGTGCTCAGCAGGCCCATGCAGAGGAAGCTGGTCACCCTGGTGCACTGCCAGCTGGTCGAGGAGGAGGGTCGAGTCCGTGCCATGCGTGCCGCTCGCTCACTGGGAGAGCGCACCGTCACCGAGCTCATCCTGCAGCATCAGAACCCCCAGCAGCTCTCGTCCAACCTGTGGGCCGCCGTCCGGGCCCGGGGCTGCCAGTTTCTGGGCCCAG CCATGCAGGAGGAGGCCCTGAAACTGGTACTTCTGGCTCTGGAGGACGGTTCTGCCTTGTCCAGAAAGGTTCTGGTGCTTTTTGTGGTGCAGCGTCTCGAGCCCAGGTTCCCACAGGCCTCCAAAACCAGTATCGGACACGTGGTTCAGCTACTTTACCGTGCCTCCTGCTTTAAA GTCACCAAGCGAGACGAGGACTCGTCCCTAATGCAGCTGAAGGAGGAGTTCCGAACCTACGAGGCCCTGCGTAGGGAGCACGACTCCCAGATCGTTCAGATCGCCATGGAGGGGGGCCTGCGCATCGCTCCTGACCAGTGGTCGTCCCTGCTTTACGGGGACCAGTCCCACAAATCCCACATGCAGTCCATCATCGACAAG TTGCAGACGCCTGCGTCGTTTGCCCAGAGCGTCCAGGAGCTGACCATAGCGTTGCAGAGGACGGGCGACCCTGCCAACCTGAACCGACTCAGGCCTCATTTAGAGCTGCTGGCGAACATTGACCCCAGTCCAG ACGCCCCTCCTCCGACGTGGGAGCAGCTGGAGAATGGTCTGGTTGCGGTAAAGACGGTGGTCCACGGCTTGGTGGACTTCATCCAGAACCACAGCAAGAAAGGCGTCGAGCAGCAGCAGCCGGCGCAGCACAGCAAGTACAAGACCTACATGTGCCGCGACATGAAGCAGAAAGGGGGATGCCCGCGTGGCGCCAGCTGCACCTTCGCCCACTCGCAGGACGAGCTCGAGAA GTACCGTAAGATGAACAAGCGTCTGGCTCCGAGGCTTCCGTGTGGTCTGCTCCCTGAGGAAGGAATCCCTCTAGAAGGTGTGGCCCGAAAGCCGCCCCCCATGACCAACGGCATCGTAGGGCCATGCCCAGTTCCGTCGCCGCAGCTTCTGGCACGCGGCCACGAGGCTTCATCCTACGAGCTCATACGCAAGCCCAAGATGGAGCCCGGCAGCCTGAGCGCCCCCGGATCGCCCCCAGACTT GATGGATAAGACCGGCCTGCCTCTGCCGCCCCACGCCGTTAGTCATCCGAGGGCTGAACACCTCCCCGTGTCCAAGCAGATACCCGGAGTGGCTCGAGGTGCGCCGGCCATGTACCCCCAACAGCAGCCGGAGCTCTTCTACCCAGAAACCAGGGCGCCGTCGGGAGCGCCGTATGATTCTCAGTACCCCGCCG GTACCCCATACCCCTACCAACCACCTCAATATGTGCCACCACGCTACATCCGTAACCCACTGCCCCCTGGAGATGCTCCCTACCAGGACCCGTACCCCACTTACGGTCCCGAGCGCCATTACCCACCGTCTCACCATTCCTTCCTGGGCCACCCGTACCCGCCGCCGTCTCACTACGACTCCCGCCGACACGGCCCGTACCCAGCGCCGCCCCCTCCGCCACACACGCAGCCCTTCGGCCCCTCTCGAGATGACCTGGTGCGCATGAGCCCCGGACCCCTGGACGTACCACCCGCCACCCCAGCCGTGCCCGGATCTCTGTACCACTCTGAGGCCACGTCCAGGGAGAGATACCCTCCTGAGGGGTACTACCTGCCCACGCCACACCCTGGCCAAATCAGGTCACATATCAGG GACCCATATGGGCGCCCCCAGCCCAGCCTGGACTACCTGCACCGCAGGCGCAAGGAGCTTCTGAACCAGCTGGAGGAAAGAAAAGtcatctctccaccaccatttGCGGCCTCCCCTACTCTGCCCACGCACGCTTTCCCTAATGACTATCCTCAAGAG TACATCGAGGACGGTCACAAAGCCTTCAGCACTAGAGAGCCTGACTACGCCGGCCAGTACTCACCGTGGTCATGTGACACCATCGGCTCGTACATCGGCTCCAAAGAGCCCAAACCGAAGGACGCCGTGCCTGCCGGCGTGGAGATGATG AACACAGAGGGGAAGGTCCTGCGTGAGCCGGCGCGCTCAGGGGAAGCCAAAGACGACGATCCCATCATCCCTTTCGGCCCTCTGCCCACGGTGTCGCCCTTCGGCGCCATCTCCCGTACGTCCAAAACGGGTTGCCAGATCACGGGACCGGTGCAGGCCATGGCGTCCTCGCAGGCTTCCGGCTCCAAACACATCCCCACGGCAGGTAAAG CAGACTACGGGAACCATGGCGGTTGGGGCGGTGTGTCCTACCCTCAGCACCAGAGCGTCGCCTCTTCCGGTCACCTCAGTGAACG GCTGCCCGTGTCCACTCCTGATCGAGAGCAGCTCAAGATGGAGCTCCAGCAGGTCAACCAGCAGATCAGTCAGCAGACGCAGATCCGCAGCATGGAG gctgCCAGTAACTCCATGCTGCTGCAGCGAGAGGCCAGTGCGCTCAACTCCCAGCCTGCAGGGGCTAAATGGGCCACAGGGGGCGCCGTGTCGAGTGAGCAGCTCAGCCTCGAGCTCCACCACGTGGAGAGGGAGATCGGCAAACGGACACGAGAGATCGCCATG GAGAACCAGGCAGCACATGAGGTTCAATACAAGCTGAAAACCGCAGAAAATGGCCAAACCAACCATAAAGCCCCGCTGGACGAGCTCTCTCTGGCACTAGG TGACGCCTCGAATGGGAGCAACAGTGTCGGGGACTCCATGTTGTCCCTGACCAACAAGACGTCGTCTCTCAGCCTTTGCCCCGGGGAGCAGGCCGGTAGCGGCCCGGAGCCCCGAAAGAACGGCGTGGCTCATGCTTAG